From the Musa acuminata AAA Group cultivar baxijiao chromosome BXJ1-2, Cavendish_Baxijiao_AAA, whole genome shotgun sequence genome, one window contains:
- the LOC135584863 gene encoding uncharacterized protein LOC135584863 isoform X1 — MNGTPFFPMKLEVSHDSDYLQEASEEARRHSKRRCPRSLDSLHYKLQKPISKDDAKSKKRRCGWWKSALLFWRRLEDCASDEHHLHRRSHAHSAAVLGPIYATESGVVVGRRTRRPSSGLLTAAEVGSEASRLAYLSLTDMSANDGSRVAPNAAVRPALPVYLVT; from the exons ATGAACGGAACTCCATTTTTTCCGATGAAGCTGGAGGTCAGCCACGATAGCGATTACCTCCAG GAGGCGTCGGAGGAGGCGCGCCGCCACTCGAAACGTAGGTGCCCGCGCTCGCTCGACTCGCTCCACTACAAGCTCCAGAAGCCCATCTCCAAGGACGACGCCAAGTCCAAGAAGCGCCGCTGCGGGTGGTGGAAGTCCGCCCTCCTCTTCTGGAGGCGCCTTGAGGACTGCGCTTCCGACGAGCACCACTTGCACCGGCGATCCCATGCACACAGCGCGGCGGTGTTGGGGCCCATCTACGCGACCGAGAGCGGCGTGGTGGTGGGTCGCAGAACCAGACGCCCGAGCTCCGGACTGCTGACGGCGGCTGAGGTTGGTTCGGAGGCGTCGAGGTTGGCCTACCTAAGTCTCACTGACATGAGCGCCAACGACGGCAGTCGGGTCGCCCCTAACGCGGCCGTCCGCCCGGCGTTGCCCGTCTACCTCGTCACGTGA
- the LOC135584863 gene encoding uncharacterized protein LOC135584863 isoform X2: MNGTPFFPMKLEVSHDSDYLQASEEARRHSKRRCPRSLDSLHYKLQKPISKDDAKSKKRRCGWWKSALLFWRRLEDCASDEHHLHRRSHAHSAAVLGPIYATESGVVVGRRTRRPSSGLLTAAEVGSEASRLAYLSLTDMSANDGSRVAPNAAVRPALPVYLVT; encoded by the exons ATGAACGGAACTCCATTTTTTCCGATGAAGCTGGAGGTCAGCCACGATAGCGATTACCTCCAG GCGTCGGAGGAGGCGCGCCGCCACTCGAAACGTAGGTGCCCGCGCTCGCTCGACTCGCTCCACTACAAGCTCCAGAAGCCCATCTCCAAGGACGACGCCAAGTCCAAGAAGCGCCGCTGCGGGTGGTGGAAGTCCGCCCTCCTCTTCTGGAGGCGCCTTGAGGACTGCGCTTCCGACGAGCACCACTTGCACCGGCGATCCCATGCACACAGCGCGGCGGTGTTGGGGCCCATCTACGCGACCGAGAGCGGCGTGGTGGTGGGTCGCAGAACCAGACGCCCGAGCTCCGGACTGCTGACGGCGGCTGAGGTTGGTTCGGAGGCGTCGAGGTTGGCCTACCTAAGTCTCACTGACATGAGCGCCAACGACGGCAGTCGGGTCGCCCCTAACGCGGCCGTCCGCCCGGCGTTGCCCGTCTACCTCGTCACGTGA